Within Vigna radiata var. radiata cultivar VC1973A unplaced genomic scaffold, Vradiata_ver6 scaffold_223, whole genome shotgun sequence, the genomic segment caaaaaaatatacaaatctAATGGATTGAATCTAAATTCTAAAATTGtggatttaattttaataaaaattaatttaaaaaattaaagtaatatggatttgaattattatagattaaatttttaacaaacaCATTATTGTTCTTGGCAAACCTGGAAAAGTCAAAAATCTTTTGTGATGGCAGGAACATGCAAAAGATGATTTAAGATAAGAGGTTTATGCATGGAAGAAGTACGGAAACAAGTGATACTAGTGTGAGTGATTGTCATAACTGTTTGACGAGGATTGTTATTTCTGGACTGAGGAGTATTTGAATTcctagaagatgaagaaagattaTCTTGCATGAGAGTTTGATCAGTAAACCTATATGCTTCTTTAAACGTTACTCCTGAGCAAGCAACAAAACCTATGCTATTTGGAAgctatttaataattatactaCTCTTAAAATGACAAGTCATACACATAAAAAACATCCTTCTTAGTATAAACTTTTAAAGTCTCATTGtagcaaatgtttttctttttattctcttgaccgacattaaaataaatgagaaacATCTTTTTTCGTAGCAAACAATTCCAATTATTCCTTCATATGTCCAAACAGAGACTTGGaacaacaatataaatttttacaagcctttaaagaataattccgtcttttctttttactgcaAATCATCAAATTTCCCCCTACAAACAattttttcagattttattttctgaaatgtattaaattaatttagaaaatatttttttcggAAGACACTCCTCCATTTTTTCTGAAGATATTATTGTTCTAAAAAAAGTCTGAAAACTTTATGCAGGAAACAAAGCCTTGCACTCCTAGAATAGTATAAAATGACCTATTAACCACGATGGCCCTAAATTAACCATAAATAAAAGTTAGACtaatcataataaaaacatgagtaagttttaaaagttaaatataaattttcaatcattaaaaaaaaatcattgactaaattttacatcttttgtcaataaatttgaattatcaataaattttaaaattttaattgtccataaatttatattctagTTAATTtgtcttgataaaaaaaaaaagtatagcCAATGAATAGTTAATTGAACAACCCAACTGagttacatttttatatttatgtttaaatttatttaatacagTCTTATTAGAGTTTAtgaagtttaaaattaatgaatcgAACCAAATCCGGCCgtgattaaaaatattgtatccaataattttatatttatcgtatgatattatttatgtaaatcaacttataatttattaaagaaacaCTAGAAAGATTCATTTTAaggtattttttaataaatggtTTTTCGAATTACTCAATTGaagtttattataattaagttacgctgctataaataaaaaaaaaaaaaaaatcaaactcaCTCAACTCaatctaataaatttaatcGAGTTAATTCGATATTATATTCAACTCAACCAAATTTTATCTCTTATACCCATTTGGATTAACCAAGATAGATATAAATAATGCCACAAggtatattattttctaaaattcaataaaaagaaattgtgtaCTTTTAAGGTATAAACTCAAATAATTTGTATTCTAGAATTTAATCTGGACAAAATTGTATCGTACAATATTCgtatgattaaattatattataaaaatttcaaacaatttttttttaaattcattgaaaaatctaagttcaaataaaaatatttttttaaaaccaattttaaTTCCAATATTCAAAACAGAAGcgcataaattaataaaattaaattgaacaattCTTACTGATGTTTTTCTTCTTAACTTGATTTTGTAATTAGAAGTACcaaagaattatataaaatgcATATTATATTCGAAGTAAGATTTTAAAGTTGATTTAGAATTCATAAACTTAATGTGTTTAGAAGACAAATTATGTGTttataaacttaatataaaaaaatatgaattgtggtgttttttttttaacaatattgcACCAAATGATCCATTAGCTTTCCAAAATCCCAATCCCTCGAACGCACACAAGGAGAGTAAAACAGAAAAACAGTGTGAATAGTATTCGGTAGCTTTCTCCTTCGCTGAATTAGTGAGCAGACATTATATcccaattaaaatttatatttactcaGATTGCGCAAACGCGTGAGcatatatcattatattttccAGCCAAAATAAGAGGAAAAGGGCACCGCAGAACACACGTTCTCTCTTTGGTATCCTAGTTATCCCTAGCAATAGACACGATGAAACATGTGTCAAGTATTCCATACTTggattaagaaacaaaatgccATCAAATTACTAATTTTCAATCAGATACACtagaaaaataacaatcaaCCACAGGGAACTCTATCCACGAAACCCTTTTATGCCCCCAGCCCCCCACAAAAACGGGGACACCATCTTCATCGCTCCTAGCCCTGCGGAACACATACCGACATCAGTACATAAATGATGTGACTACATAACAAAAGATATCTGAAACCTACACTCATGTACCTGAAAGCTCGGCTTAATATAGAAGCACAGTTGATGGGGAGTGTGGCTTCTGAAGGATGACAAAAAAAGACTGCCTTACGAAAGTATCTCCACAACTGACTAACTCAGCATGTCTAATCATAAGATTCAAAACCACCCTGGCGTCCATAAGAGTTACCACCACCTCGGCGTGAATGAGTTGGACCTCTTTCCCTGAATCTTCTTTCACCATGGCTACCATTTTTAGGTCTTTCAAAGTTGTCCGATTTTCCATCATCATATGTGCCAAGAGCGTGATACTCGTGATGCGTGCTCGGGCCCTGCCTTTCCCGGTTTGTAGGTTGATTATAATGACGATTATCCTGGGTTGGTAGCTTCAAATTTCCATGTGATTCATGTCCTCTTCGAAACCGATTTTGGTTCACATTTTTTCCAGACCCAGACGATGGGCGTTGGTCCTGCAAAAGATCTGGACCTGTTGGAGCCTGCTCAATTGAGGTAACAGAAGCTAGATTCGGGGAGTAGTGTTGCCTTTTTGATGGAGCAtgtcttctctctttcttaccCTCTTGGTTAATAAAATGGGGAGCTTCCCCAGCCTTGCTTTTCTCAGAGATTGGTTGATCATAGAAAGGCTGTGAGACGTGAGCATTGGAACTCTTGCCACGGCTCAATGGAAGAGATTCCCCGTCGTGGGTGGGATCCGTTTTGTTACCTCCAACAACTACCGAGCTAACAGTCTGGTCACTTGATATATTTCCTCTGTGATTACTAGATGCTTGAGATTTAGGTTGCCACTGAGACATCAAACGTTCACCCACACCTCGATTTTCTTTAGAAGCCATCCCAATATCGGGTTGACCATGTTCAGAAGATGAAATAAGGGTTTCAACTTTGTCTGCCTCCCAAGAATTTCTTTTGTTATCAACTTCACGGTTCCCTCCTGCGCCCTTGTGTCCTCTGAAAGGGGCCCGCCTCCCTCTGCCTGTTGCAGCATGATCTTTAACAGGAGCTGAAGCCCAAGCAGCTGAATCATTAGAGTTAGAATTGTTAGAACCATCGATTTCACCAGTGTCACTGAAGTGTTTGGTTTGCCCTCCTTTCACAGAGCTTACTTCAGACTTGTGACCATGATAATGCTCTGTTGGTTTCTGAACATTTGGTTCAGAGTTTGAATCATGGTCCAGTTCATCATGCACATTAGTTGATTCAGTTATATTTCGTTGCCGCCACGACCCATGTGCTTTTCCCTGCTTAGTATGCCTGCCATCTCTAATTTTAGAGTCCATACCAGAACCCACTTTTCCAACAACTGTATTAGTATGCTGAATGACTTGAGGGCCCTGTGACCCGGAATCAACTCTCCCAATGCTATCATTAGTAAGAGACTGATTGCTTGACGAAGCTACCTGTACAATATTTCCTTGCTGAGCCATTTCTTTTGCAACAGGTTTTGGAATATATCTCTCCATTTCTGCCCtcttattttttgaattatgcACCTGCTCCTCATTCTTTACAGGATTAACTGCCTCAGTTTTACTTTTATCCACTAATTCATCCATGATCTCACTCTTGTTCTGTGGTTTAACGGGTGCCCACATCACAGCATCAGTCCCATGGGATTTCTCTGCTGGTCTATTGGTCTGCATATTTCTTGGCAACCTACGAGAATGCTGTGATTTCCACTGGCTATTCTGTCTGCCATGGGATTCTTCATTTGATGAATATCTGTGTTGCTCTGGAAACGGATTTGGATCTTTAGATAGGGGCACCGGTTGAAGTACACCCTGTTCTAACTCAAAGTCAGAAGCCTTGGACTTGTCACCTTCAACCGAGCTTTTGGAAAGATTGGTTTCTTTTGGTATTGGTAGTACAGCCTGAGTTGAACTTTCTTCATGTTTCTGTTTGTTTTTACTATTCctaatattcttcttttttgGGTTTGCTGAAGACTCAACCACAGCAGCTGAATTGAAGTCAGAGCCACAGGCTGCACCAATTTCGTTTGTAACACCACcagaagagagagaaacatCAATCCTTGCCTCATTCTCAACTTTCAGGGCAGTTGAGGTGGTAGAGACAATTTTGTCACTTGATGTTTTCTCAAAAGGAagattttgcttctgtttatagCTCATTCGCTTCTGCTTTGAGGCAACATTGTTATGAGCATGCAAGGGATTGGTAGCATCAGCATTATTAATATCATGATGCAGGGCCACAACTTGATTCTGCTTCAGAATAGGCTCTTGGACAGAACTTTTAAGTGTCTCAACAGTTGGTTCGACAAGCAAGACTGGTGATTTTTCCGCTCTACTAATGCTGGGTTCATTTACCTGACACAAGGCATTACAATTTACAGCAGAATTGACAGCTGTAGTTTTTGACTCAGAAGGTTGCAACTCCTCTGGCTTATTATGGATGGCAGGATTTGTAACATACTCTTTCTGAGATGAGCCATCACCTGCTTGAGATTGCTTGTTTAACTCATCCAACTTTGCAAAAGCATTAGCCTTTTGCTTTCTTGCCCATTCCTCTTCTTCCTGCATTTGAGGATTTGTAATATACTCTTTCTGAGTTGGTCCATCTCCTGCTTGAGATCGCTTGTTTAACTCATCCAACTTAGCAAGAGCTTTTGCCTTTTGCTTTCTTGTCCgttcctcctcttcctcctgCAGTTGTCTAGTCCGTTGCTTGGCTAACTCTTTCATTTTGGCACGCTGATGTGTTTCAAAGTGTATCATGTAAGTACTAAATGCCGAGAGTTAAGCTAACAAGCACAGAAAAGGTACCCAAATTACCTGTGCATGGCTGTCACCAGAATCAGACCAGGTTTGAACAGATTCTCCAAAGTGCCTTGCTTGGTTATAGGATCCGGACCTGTCATAGGTCTGAACAGATATTTGATGGTCACCCACAAGAACATGAGATGCTTCCAACTGTACACCTGATGAGGCTAAAGAATCTTCAACCACAGATTTCTTTCGCCAACCATCAGCATCTAGATTGTTTGATCTTCCTTTGTTACGATGATCACCTCTACCTTGCATTCCATGAGCAGATTGCCTGTGAATAAGCACTTCAATACTTTTTAACCAATATAAATGAACCATGATTACAGTAATAGACACCTAGTAGAAGTTTTTGCCAAACCTGGATGTGGCAGTTCCACTGGAAGACAAGGATTCAAAATTCTTTCCTGCACCAGGAGCACCCATTTCATGATGGGCAGGATTTATGATTTCTGTGGCATTACTACGTGCTGGAAACACATCAGCACCAACAGTATTTTCCACATGGTCTATCACAGCATTACTGGTATGAAATTTACTCCTTTGCTCCTCTCTAAATCTAGCAGATGAATTATCCCTAGCCTTTGCATTTAAACCCTCGATCTTTTGAATTAGACTGGCATCTTTTGGAGCAGATGGTTTAGGGGAGATTTCTAGCATATCTGAGGCAACAGCCTCCAATTTCCTCGCTGAATTATCATCAAGTTTTGTGTTTCCTGAACTTTCAGGAGATTTGCCCTTAATGACAGAAGAACTAGATACTTGATTTTCTGAAGTCTGAGAGGAAACTTCACCACGGTTAATCGTCCTCAGATCCATATCTTCATTCTTTCTGTAGTTTGATCTTGGCTCATTCTCCCAAACAGTCATTCTAGGTTGGCCCCGACCATCAGCATATAATGCATTGGTTTTCTCTGAATCCTCAAAATTTGTTGATTTGTTTTTCCCATCTGATTCGGGCTGCTGCTTAAGAAGGACTCTGTATGGTCCAGCAGTATCAGGAGGATGGCCAGATTCCACTTGCTCTGAAGTCAATTGCTTCCCAGTATTACCATATCCAGCAGACCTACCATGTGCATTGCCAGGTTCAGGAGGATTTTGATTTGAGTACCTATTAAAGACAGGAGGTCCAGAAGGCATTCCCATGAAAGGAACATCTCGCTCGTTTGCATTGCAATAGCCCATTGGAGGACTGTAATATCCCTCATAAGCCATTGAACCGGGATAAAACCCAGGTCTCATAGGAATGCCTGGGCGAATAAAGGCATCGGCTATATGAGGCCTGTAGACATCTCCATTCTTATGGTGCCCTCGTGGTCCAGCTCCAGGGGGGGGAACTGGGGGAGGGTTTGCAAGACCAGCAGGGGGCATATGTGGACGGTAATATGGAAATGGTTCCATTGGAAAGCCACTTGGAGTAACAGGATTTCCAAATGGGGGACCACTGGGAGGACCCCTGAACCAAACACAGCCCTGAGGGTTATTTACTGGAGGACCATGCCAAGCTTCATAGTGTTG encodes:
- the LOC106753314 gene encoding protein MODIFIER OF SNC1 1 isoform X2 gives rise to the protein MTSSMLSGERRWASSSRRGGMTVLGKVAVPKPINLPSQRLENHGLDPNVEIVPKGTLSWGSRSSSSTSNAWGSSSLSPKTDGGASSPSHLSARPSSGGSGTRPSTAGSDRVLEPTANSWGTNSRPSSASGILSKTQSSLTSLRPRSAETRPGSSQLSRFAEPLTENSGAWNAARTTEKLGVTQPKNEEFSLSSGDFPTLGSDKDKSVLNSELQDQNSQAHPDSSSELRKEINDTPGIDDHVNANIKGESVNSWRRDYQVYNEEGVRPPGIEKWQGNSQLYPNAGIPPQHYEAWHGPPVNNPQGCVWFRGPPSGPPFGNPVTPSGFPMEPFPYYRPHMPPAGLANPPPVPPPGAGPRGHHKNGDVYRPHIADAFIRPGIPMRPGFYPGSMAYEGYYSPPMGYCNANERDVPFMGMPSGPPVFNRYSNQNPPEPGNAHGRSAGYGNTGKQLTSEQVESGHPPDTAGPYRVLLKQQPESDGKNKSTNFEDSEKTNALYADGRGQPRMTVWENEPRSNYRKNEDMDLRTINRGEVSSQTSENQVSSSSVIKGKSPESSGNTKLDDNSARKLEAVASDMLEISPKPSAPKDASLIQKIEGLNAKARDNSSARFREEQRSKFHTSNAVIDHVENTVGADVFPARSNATEIINPAHHEMGAPGAGKNFESLSSSGTATSRQSAHGMQGRGDHRNKGRSNNLDADGWRKKSVVEDSLASSGVQLEASHVLVGDHQISVQTYDRSGSYNQARHFGESVQTWSDSGDSHAQRAKMKELAKQRTRQLQEEEEERTRKQKAKALAKLDELNKRSQAGDGPTQKEYITNPQMQEEEEWARKQKANAFAKLDELNKQSQAGDGSSQKEYVTNPAIHNKPEELQPSESKTTAVNSAVNCNALCQVNEPSISRAEKSPVLLVEPTVETLKSSVQEPILKQNQVVALHHDINNADATNPLHAHNNVASKQKRMSYKQKQNLPFEKTSSDKIVSTTSTALKVENEARIDVSLSSGGVTNEIGAACGSDFNSAAVVESSANPKKKNIRNSKNKQKHEESSTQAVLPIPKETNLSKSSVEGDKSKASDFELEQGVLQPVPLSKDPNPFPEQHRYSSNEESHGRQNSQWKSQHSRRLPRNMQTNRPAEKSHGTDAVMWAPVKPQNKSEIMDELVDKSKTEAVNPVKNEEQVHNSKNKRAEMERYIPKPVAKEMAQQGNIVQVASSSNQSLTNDSIGRVDSGSQGPQVIQHTNTVVGKVGSGMDSKIRDGRHTKQGKAHGSWRQRNITESTNVHDELDHDSNSEPNVQKPTEHYHGHKSEVSSVKGGQTKHFSDTGEIDGSNNSNSNDSAAWASAPVKDHAATGRGRRAPFRGHKGAGGNREVDNKRNSWEADKVETLISSSEHGQPDIGMASKENRGVGERLMSQWQPKSQASSNHRGNISSDQTVSSVVVGGNKTDPTHDGESLPLSRGKSSNAHVSQPFYDQPISEKSKAGEAPHFINQEGKKERRHAPSKRQHYSPNLASVTSIEQAPTGPDLLQDQRPSSGSGKNVNQNRFRRGHESHGNLKLPTQDNRHYNQPTNRERQGPSTHHEYHALGTYDDGKSDNFERPKNGSHGERRFRERGPTHSRRGGGNSYGRQGGFESYD
- the LOC106753314 gene encoding protein MODIFIER OF SNC1 1 isoform X1, whose product is MTSSMLSGERRWASSSRRGGMTVLGKVAVPKPINLPSQRLENHGLDPNVEIVPKGTLSWGSRSSSSTSNAWGSSSLSPKTDGGASSPSHLSARPSSGGSGTRPSTAGSDRVLEPTANSWGTNSRPSSASGILSKTQSSLTSLRPRSAETRPGSSQLSRFAEPLTENSGAWNAARTTEKLGVTQPKNEEFSLSSGDFPTLGSDKDKSVLNSELQDQNSQAHPDSSSELRKEINDTPGIEDDHVNANIKGESVNSWRRDYQVYNEEGVRPPGIEKWQGNSQLYPNAGIPPQHYEAWHGPPVNNPQGCVWFRGPPSGPPFGNPVTPSGFPMEPFPYYRPHMPPAGLANPPPVPPPGAGPRGHHKNGDVYRPHIADAFIRPGIPMRPGFYPGSMAYEGYYSPPMGYCNANERDVPFMGMPSGPPVFNRYSNQNPPEPGNAHGRSAGYGNTGKQLTSEQVESGHPPDTAGPYRVLLKQQPESDGKNKSTNFEDSEKTNALYADGRGQPRMTVWENEPRSNYRKNEDMDLRTINRGEVSSQTSENQVSSSSVIKGKSPESSGNTKLDDNSARKLEAVASDMLEISPKPSAPKDASLIQKIEGLNAKARDNSSARFREEQRSKFHTSNAVIDHVENTVGADVFPARSNATEIINPAHHEMGAPGAGKNFESLSSSGTATSRQSAHGMQGRGDHRNKGRSNNLDADGWRKKSVVEDSLASSGVQLEASHVLVGDHQISVQTYDRSGSYNQARHFGESVQTWSDSGDSHAQRAKMKELAKQRTRQLQEEEEERTRKQKAKALAKLDELNKRSQAGDGPTQKEYITNPQMQEEEEWARKQKANAFAKLDELNKQSQAGDGSSQKEYVTNPAIHNKPEELQPSESKTTAVNSAVNCNALCQVNEPSISRAEKSPVLLVEPTVETLKSSVQEPILKQNQVVALHHDINNADATNPLHAHNNVASKQKRMSYKQKQNLPFEKTSSDKIVSTTSTALKVENEARIDVSLSSGGVTNEIGAACGSDFNSAAVVESSANPKKKNIRNSKNKQKHEESSTQAVLPIPKETNLSKSSVEGDKSKASDFELEQGVLQPVPLSKDPNPFPEQHRYSSNEESHGRQNSQWKSQHSRRLPRNMQTNRPAEKSHGTDAVMWAPVKPQNKSEIMDELVDKSKTEAVNPVKNEEQVHNSKNKRAEMERYIPKPVAKEMAQQGNIVQVASSSNQSLTNDSIGRVDSGSQGPQVIQHTNTVVGKVGSGMDSKIRDGRHTKQGKAHGSWRQRNITESTNVHDELDHDSNSEPNVQKPTEHYHGHKSEVSSVKGGQTKHFSDTGEIDGSNNSNSNDSAAWASAPVKDHAATGRGRRAPFRGHKGAGGNREVDNKRNSWEADKVETLISSSEHGQPDIGMASKENRGVGERLMSQWQPKSQASSNHRGNISSDQTVSSVVVGGNKTDPTHDGESLPLSRGKSSNAHVSQPFYDQPISEKSKAGEAPHFINQEGKKERRHAPSKRQHYSPNLASVTSIEQAPTGPDLLQDQRPSSGSGKNVNQNRFRRGHESHGNLKLPTQDNRHYNQPTNRERQGPSTHHEYHALGTYDDGKSDNFERPKNGSHGERRFRERGPTHSRRGGGNSYGRQGGFESYD